The sequence below is a genomic window from Acidilobus saccharovorans 345-15.
GGAGGGACGCCGGCAGGGAGGCGCTGAGGCAGCTCTTCACGAGCCCGGGCCACGCCGGCGAGGACGAGACCAGCGCCATGCTCTACATAGACGGGGCCCACGTAGACATGTCGGCCGCCAGGGCCTACCCAAGCGGCTGGAGCCCCAGCAGCGAGGGGGAGGCGAGGGACCTGAAGTCCATGAGGAACTCGATGATATACGTCCAGGGGGTGGCCGTGGAGTCCCAGGCGGTGGACCAGGCGCTCTACCCCTACGCGGTCCTCGGCGACCCCACAAAGGCCTCGGCTGACAGGGGGGCAAAGTGGCTTGAGGCTGTCGTCAGCGAGATAGTGGACAGGGTCAGGGGGCTTGCGGGCACCCTTGGTGTGCTTCCTCCCCGCCCCTGAACACGCCGGTTATCACGTAGGCGGCGGCCACGGCAAGGAAGGCTAGGGCGAGCTCCATTATGGTCACCGGGTTTATCTGCTGCTGGGTTATCGAGCTCGCCACCATCTCCCTCACTATAACTATCATGGCCACCTCCACTATGCTCCTTATTGATATGTAGCCCTCCCTCACGCTTATTACTATGGTCCTCATGAGGTCGGCCGCCAGGAGCATAATAATTACAAGGTCCACCATGCTGAGTATCGTCACGTGGGCCGCGGCCGCGTCGCCAGAGGAGAGCTGGGCCGAGGCAGCCTCGACCTCCACCAGGAGGTTCCAGAGCGAGAGGACCATGACCACTATTATTGCCAGGGCTATGAGGAGCTCCACCGCCAGCAGGAGGAGCCTTGAGGTCCTTCCAAGGCTTGCTGACAATAAATTTCCCTGTGGGTCCTGGGCGGCCTGCAAATTAAAAAGGGTCACGGGTCCTTCATTATCTCCTGCAGCTTCTTCCTGGCCTCCTCCAGGGCCATGGGGTCGCTGGGCTTCGTTGTCTTGGGGTCGAACGGGTACTGGCTCATAACTAGCTTCACCTCGCCGTTCTCCAGCTGGGCGAAGAGCTGGGGGAGCCAGGCCATGCCAAGGTCGTCCTTGTCGCCGTAGGATATGGCGTAGACGTAGTCCTCCTTCTTGACCTCAAGCTCGACGTTGAGCTCCTTGGCCAGCTGCTGGGCCAGGTTCATCCAGTTCTTGTGCAGGGGGTGGAAGTCCTCCGTGTCGAGCACAAGCTTAACTACCTTGCCCAAGGCCTCTCGCCTGCCCCTCAGGGTGTCCGAGGGGTTTTAAGCGTAGAGGTAAAGGCGTGGCCCAAGGCTTGGGCCCTCCTGGTAAAAACCATTTATTAGTGGTGTACACGGGACCCTGGGGTCAGGCTTGAAGGCCGTGGTCTTCAACTCCCACGGAGGCCCTGAGGTGCTCCACGAGGCCGAGGTCCCTGACCCGAGGCCGGGCCCTGGGGAGGTGGTCGTCAGGGTCAGGTACACCTCGCTCAACAGGATAGACTCGCTGGTCCGCAGGGGCTACCCCGGCATAAAGGTGAAGCTCCCCCACATACTCGGCTCTGACGTCTCTGGCACTGTTGAGGAGGTCGGCGAGGGCGTCGACTTCCTGAGGGAGGGGCAGCAGGTGATAGCTGCCCCGGTTCACGGCTGCGGCCACTGCGAGTACTGCCTCACGGGCAGGGAGAACATGTGCAGGCTCTGGTCAATGCTCGGCTTCCAGGAGGACGGGTCGTACGCGGAGCTCGTCAAGGTGCCGGCCAGGGCCGTGATACCCGCCGAGGGTGACCCGGAGGAGCTGGGCGCCCTGCCCCTCTCCCTGTTGGTCGCCTACAGGTCGCTGGTGAGCGTGGCCAACGTCTCCAGGGGGCAGTACGTGCTCATATGGGGCGCGACCGGGGGCATCGGCACGCTTGCCATACAGGTGGCCAAGGCCTTCGGGGCCAGGGTTATAGCAACGACCAGGAGCGAGGAGAAGGCGAAGGTGCTCAGGGAGGCGGGCGCTGACCTTATAGTTAACACGAGCGAGGAGGACGCGGTCTCAAGGGTCATGGAGTTCACCGACGGCCACGGGGCTGACGTGGTGATAGACTATGTAGTGGGCACAACCCTCGACAAGAGCCTCGAGGCCCTGGCCATTGGGGGCACCATAGTTGTCTTCGGCTACCTAGGGGGGCCAGTGAAGGAGATAAACTGGAACAGGTTTTACCTGAAGCACGCAAGGGTCGTCGGCACCCACACGGGGAGCCCGTGGGAGATGGCTAAGGCATACCAGCTCTACGCCCAGGGCCTCGTGAGGCCAATAATAACTAGGAGGCTGGGCCTCTCCCAGGCGGCCGAGGCCCACAGGGTGATGGAGGAGGGCTCCCTGGCGGGCAAGCTGACCATGAAGGTCGACCTAGGCTAGGACCTTAACCATGAGTATGCCGTCCTCGTCGCCGTAGTACCTGGGGAGCCTCCTCGCCGGCCTGTAGCCGAACTTGAGGTAGAGGTTTATGGCAGGGTAGTTCGTCTCCCTGACCTCAAGCTTGACCGCCACCGCGCCCTCACCCTTCAGCACCCTCTCAGCCTCGGCCAGGAGGGCCGACGCTATCCCCCTCCTCCTGAAGGCGGGCCTCACCGCCAGCGACGCCAGGTGCCCGACCCCCCTGCCCTCCACGTAGCCCAGGGCGTAGCCCGCGACCTCGCCGTCCTCCTCGGCCACTATCATGAATGAGCCCCTGAGGGAGAGGAGGTAATCAAAGGTCTCCGGCGTGTACCTCTGCCTTGGAGGGAAGCTCTCCTCCTCAACCCTCAGTATGGCCTCAATGTCCTCCGGCCTGTAGGGCCTCAGCCTGACCAAGCTGCCCCACGCTGCCCTGTTAGGCGGGGTTAAAGGCCTTGAGGCTTGGCACATAAGTGCGCCTTGGAGTTAGCGGTTGAGTCAGGGCAGGGCGCGGGGCAGCGAGAGGGCCACAAGGTAAGTCACGGTCAGCGCGAGCACAGTGTAAAACCTGAACTTCACTGCGGTGCTCAGCTGGACCCTCACGACGCCGACCACTATGAGCGTGGAGTAGATGGCCATCGGCGCGACGGCTAGGCTCAGGAGGCCCCAGGGCCACACCATGAAGGCCGGGAGGAGAAGTGAGGTGAAGACCAGGGCCGCGTACAGCGCTGAGGTGGCCCTCATGCCTACTCTGACGGGCAGGGTCCTCACCCCGTGGGCTTTGTCCCACTTGTAGTCCCTCATGTTGTCAGCCAGGAGGACTGACGTGGTTATGATTGACGGAGGCAGCGAGAGGGCCACCTCCCTGAGGGACAGCGCGCCTGAGACGGCGTAGGCGGTGCCCACAACCATGAGGATGCCCATCAGGAGCACGTCTATCTCCCCTACGCCGCCGTACTTGAAGCCGCGAGGGGCGGGGTAAAGGAAAAGCAGGGGGGAGCCCAGGGCCAGGAACAGCGGGAGCAGCGGCCTGTTGGGCAGAAACGTCGCCAGGGCCACTATCGCTGAGCCGGCGCCGAAGAGGGCCAGGCTGTAGTTCCTCAGCTGGCCCACGCTCATGCCCAGCGA
It includes:
- a CDS encoding prenyltransferase, with product MKGGLREGLRRYFLATRPCALLSSISLALTGGVIAMRLYTGFTIAGAAVTLVAAVGLSLFLAAENVFDDYLDTLRGVDMPGAPRITYNPHGFYSLGMSVGQLRNYSLALFGAGSAIVALATFLPNRPLLPLFLALGSPLLFLYPAPRGFKYGGVGEIDVLLMGILMVVGTAYAVSGALSLREVALSLPPSIITTSVLLADNMRDYKWDKAHGVRTLPVRVGMRATSALYAALVFTSLLLPAFMVWPWGLLSLAVAPMAIYSTLIVVGVVRVQLSTAVKFRFYTVLALTVTYLVALSLPRALP
- a CDS encoding phosphate-starvation-inducible PsiE family protein; this encodes MSASLGRTSRLLLLAVELLIALAIIVVMVLSLWNLLVEVEAASAQLSSGDAAAAHVTILSMVDLVIIMLLAADLMRTIVISVREGYISIRSIVEVAMIVIVREMVASSITQQQINPVTIMELALAFLAVAAAYVITGVFRGGEEAHQGCPQAP
- a CDS encoding GNAT family N-acetyltransferase, with the protein product MVRLRPYRPEDIEAILRVEEESFPPRQRYTPETFDYLLSLRGSFMIVAEEDGEVAGYALGYVEGRGVGHLASLAVRPAFRRRGIASALLAEAERVLKGEGAVAVKLEVRETNYPAINLYLKFGYRPARRLPRYYGDEDGILMVKVLA
- a CDS encoding zinc-binding dehydrogenase; this encodes MVFNSHGGPEVLHEAEVPDPRPGPGEVVVRVRYTSLNRIDSLVRRGYPGIKVKLPHILGSDVSGTVEEVGEGVDFLREGQQVIAAPVHGCGHCEYCLTGRENMCRLWSMLGFQEDGSYAELVKVPARAVIPAEGDPEELGALPLSLLVAYRSLVSVANVSRGQYVLIWGATGGIGTLAIQVAKAFGARVIATTRSEEKAKVLREAGADLIVNTSEEDAVSRVMEFTDGHGADVVIDYVVGTTLDKSLEALAIGGTIVVFGYLGGPVKEINWNRFYLKHARVVGTHTGSPWEMAKAYQLYAQGLVRPIITRRLGLSQAAEAHRVMEEGSLAGKLTMKVDLG